The DNA window TTCTTTAAGTCCAAAAAATATCGCCTAACGATCTGCATGTTTCTGCATCCGTTTTACCGCTGGCTAAGCTCAACTAATTTCGTTTTTCTGTTCTCTGTGTTTTTTCTCCTtcctgaaaaaaaaacatctaaatttcaaatttcagCAACAACCGTCTAAGCATCAGAATCCACTCGGAACAAGAAACTAGTTATGCATTTAGTTTAGCCAGTTTGGCATTCGGACATGCCAAAGCCAAATGCCAATTACCACGAAAGCGCCATTGAGTAAGCCATTCAAATGCAGAGGGCCAGCAACAGCTCCCCAATGAGACTGCCGGGAATCCAGAACCAGATATCCCCAATAGACTGGGTCATTCTCGGGGCGAAGTGCGAGGAGAATTACTTAATGCGGTCATTAGTTCGGCGAATTTACCCATCCAGATTCGACCGGGTGCGATGTCGATGTCAATGCGACTGcactgaaaaaatatttatttactaagCATCTGCCGAAATGTTGTCTTTAACATCGGGTACTTGAAAATTAAGTTCTATATTTTTCCCTTGCTActttaaaattgcatttgtatgtatatttaagaCTCTTCATAAAatcaatattttcaaaataatagCTTGCCTAATAACTTTAATATATCAATAACCAAATCGAATACGTGTTTCCATTTGAATTATGATACCTAAAAGGAAAATGTCATATGACTGCTAAAATTGCGTAtaaaatagtttcgaaattaaatttcaattcaattttccATCTATTAAGTGGaatgaaaaatgtaattaCGAGCTCTTAATTTTCCTCTGCACTTACCTCTTTTGTGCTCGACTCTCAAGTGAGAGCAAAAATTAGCtccaaataaaagtgaacTTAATTGAAGTGATGAGGAATTTTTAGTTAGAAAAAGATGGATTATGAGTTGATAAAATGCTTTTAACGCTTACATTCCACGTGTCAGTTGCTTGGTATCCGCTTACACTTAAAACGGGAAATTCCGGAGTTCAGAGAGGGAAACCCATAGACtgtgaccaaaaaaaaaaaaaaaaaaaaactggcaGCTTATGAAGGACAATCCAACAGATTACCAACCTGAAAGTTTGGACTGGGGGAATGGGTCACCGGTAAGCACGAGTCCGCGAACAAATGCGCGAATGATAAAAACTAAACATGTGTGTGGGTTGGTGTTTTGTTTTCCGTCCCCAAAATTTTCCCTAATGGTTGATGCCATCATGAGCGTGCCTGTAGCTCAATTTAACCATTTACGTCTAATGTCCTTGCAATCTTGCTGTGTAAGCGGCCCCGACATTGAAATTAAATCTTTGAACTGGAACTGTAACTCattgattttaaaataaaaaccttGCTATTTTGGAATAAGAGATTAGTTTACCGGACTGCGTTTGGAGACCCGAAAAGTGGTAAACCAAATTCTTTTGAAAACACGTTCAATTGAAACTGTTAGTCTGTTAAATTTGCATTCTCAAATCTTCCTAATACGTCATATTGTTGTGGTAAGAAATGTGTTATACACATCTCGCCATAATAATTACTCCTTCTATAATGGTTCATGCTCTTGCTGCTATAACTTAACTCCGAATCGGTATTCTATAAGAAGTCCTATACTATTCAGCAgtgctataaatatttaaaataatatctaCAGTGTTATACAGGGCGAATTCGGTCTGCGAACCATTTAAAACCACCACATGTTAAAAACGACTCTAATATACACTAACAGCACTTCATTACATTCGGAAAAAGTTAACAGCTTACATACACAGTACAGGATATTATTGAATGTAACGTTCACCTAATCTCCTAATTATTTCTTACCTCGAAATGTAAGTTACTCGTAATTTACAGCATACTTCTTACATAGCAGTAAGTAACATGTATGTAATGTAACTTTCACCTTATCTACTAAATTTTTCTTACCTCGAAATGTAAGTTACTTGTAAGATACAGCATACTTCTTACATAGCAGTAAGGATACTTTTTTCAGTTCCCTCTGTATTAACAGCTTACATACACATTACAGGATATTATTGAATGTATCTTTCACCTTATCTACCAATTATTTCTTACCTTGAAATATAAATTACTTGTAAGTTACAGCATACTTTGTACATAGCAGTAAGGATACATTTTCCGGTTCCCTCTGTGTATTAACAGCTTACATATTGAATGTAACTTTAACGTTATCTACCAATTATTTCTTACCTCGAAATGTAAGTTACTTCTAAGTTACAGCATAATTCTTACATTGCTGTAAGGATACACTTTTCGGTCCCCTGTGTATATTACATGTAGCAAAATACATTACATACTACTTATCATTCGTACCTATTTATTCATGTCTGTAAAGTTAGCTCTTGCTACATTTACTGTAGCAATGTGGGAAGTAAGGATAGATATAACAAGGAGCTATATAGAGTTGCCgcaaaaaaatgtattgttaAAAACCGTACTATTTATTACTGCACTTCACACTAATATTTATACTGTAACATAGAAGTATTTAGAATAGGTCCCTTTTATATAAGAAATAATGTCACAGCAGGGTCAAATGTATCTTAagaatacaaataaattgtgTACTGTATGGATGGACAGTTAAATacgattttttgctttttggtgTACAATGGATTCAAGCAAAGATTGCCAATTGAAACAACTAAATGCTAAATttgtcaaaaataaaattctcTATTTTACAAAACTTTGGTTGACGAATCCTGCATTCCGGGTGTTTGCCGTAAGCACGGGCTTAGGACTTGGTATACTATACACGGGATAAAGTGGAGCAAACTCATTGCTCCCGAAGGCATACAGTTCCTCTTCGTTGATATTGCCCCGTTGAGTGTGCCGGGACTCTTCATAATTGGGAAGCGCTGTAAAGAAGAATAATAACATTGTTTAGTAAACATAACTATTATAAATAGAATAGAAAGTAAGTCATAAGACCCATGCAAGCTTTTCTTAtcgtttaaattttaaaatatttgcttatCTGGAATTATGTCTTGCACCTTCCTTCCACTCAAAGTGCCTATATAAGCCCTaatacattatttattattttcttttgaaCTTTTGTTAGCCATTTTATCATTCCCTAGTAATGGTACTTGAAACTTGCGTTTGGCATATGTTTCGAAAGTATAGACGAAGTCTACAAAAACTTCGTGATCGGTCCGTTAAAGAATTTGATAAGATTGCAGTCAATCATTACAAGTTCATTGGCACGTAGACTGCAAAATCATGATCTCACCTGAATCAGCTGCACTGGGCGTCAGATCGCTGGGCAAGCTCCCAAGTGCGGTCACCATTGGCAGCTCATCGGGCGGATTTCTTCTGGACTCCGGTCCTTCGTAGTGGGCACTCCGCCGGGGAGGTTGTTGAACCACTATGCCCGAAACCGCCAGAGGAATGGTGCCAATGGTAACCGGCATGACCATCAGCTGTTGTTCGCGTAGACTCTTAACCAACGCCTCAACCTCCAGTTGGTAGGCGATCTGGATGAGGTTGCTCAACTCCACGCAGGTGGGCGGCGTTGAGGGTACTGGCAAATCGATGGTCTGGGATCGGGTGCACTGCTTCAGCACCGATTCCCCCTTAGCTCGCGATATTATTATTCGCTCCACGCGAGAGTGTTCAGGACTGACGCTATAGTATCTCACCAGCATCACCAAGGAGAGTCGCAGTTCGGAGACGGCTAAGGCAGTGTTGTTGACTACCACTATGGTCACGGGAATCTTCTGGCCAGGAACGTAGCCCGCTTGCGGAAGGTTCACCTCCAATTTCAGAGGATCCGTTTTGCAGGGACCACAACAAAAGGTGCGGTAACCCTCGCTGTGAGCAGCGGACTGTAATAAAATAATagacaattaattaattaaattaataaatttaatttttgtgtcACTATAACACCGAATTAAACGACGATTCatttgaattattattatcttaATATGATTCCTTTGaatcaacaaacaaaatataattatagtTCATTAAAAGTACATAAAACAGCTTTACGTTAAGTGTTTAAGCTATTTTGATAAACCATAATATTCCACAAAATGCATCATTGCGTATGGTATACTAACCTTAAGCTGGGGAGTGTCAAAGTTGAGATCCAACATCTTGAGAACCGTGAAGCCCTTTGTGTAGGCCTGATCAAATTTCCACGGTCTGATCAGCAAGACTTTTACTATATAGCGAATGCATCCATGGCGACCCTCAAAAGACGAGGGACACTGATAGGGAAGCTGGCAGGTGAAGTTGTAGTTGTGCACCCCAGCCTGAATAGTGAGTCTGTTGTTGTCTTTTCGGAGATATAATTGTTTATAAAAGCAAACATCTTTGAGATTTCTACTCACTTTGCTCGGAGCCCAACAGATAAGTGTTTGATGAAAGATAATCCTCTCGGCCCACGTAGAGTTTTGTCGAGCCCAGACTCTTTTCGCTCCACTTGGTAATAGAATACCCGACCACCTTCAGCAGCACAGCTGTGATTTCAGAGAAAATGAAGTAAAGAGTAAGTTAAGATATTTGTGTTATCATGGTGTCTATATACTCTGTTAATAAAGTTAGGAGTGCACAATATGGTTAATGCGATTCTAATCTCAACTGAACGGGTATAAATACTTGAGGAGAGTTTATATATTGtcagtaaaataaaaatattccttacataattcaaaataaaatttgcgGTGATCCTAACCTTCCGCCTAATCTcgttattaaaataataccgAAGCAAACCCACTTCAAGGTGTTATCAATCAACCCCACACATTCCGCGGCGAAGAATGTCCGCTAAATTCAGTGTCgtcataaaaatatacaatttccacatacacacatatcgTTATCgagcaaatatttataatattgcCGCTAGGTAGAGCTAAATGAAGGCAATTAGCCGAACTTCtgggttttgttttaaatttacttCATCAAACGTTTACGATAGGTACCTTGAACCTCCTTGGACCTGTCACATTTGAGGGTCGCGCATCCGTTTACCAGCTGACCGGCGTAGAAGGTACCATGTCTATTATTATCGAAGCTGATCTCACACGTAACGACCATTTTTCCCAATATTAAATGTCCGAGCGCGAAAAAGCTGAAACCGATGTTCTGCGGCCACTCACTGCGACTAATTTAAGTACAAAACTTCTGGACTGCTTGCGGTGCGACCGCGTCGTTAGATAAGCAATAAGAACCATAACTTGGACCCGATGTCGGATTCGGATTTCACCGGGAACGATACGGAATCGGAGTCCAAACTGTATAAGAGTCGATAATAAGTTCCCTTGCGAACTACTCGGACGTTCACTTGGGTTTTTCGCTTTGTTATCAGAGTTAGTTGTCGAGGCCTTGGCCCTGGAGAAGTTAGTGCTAGCATTCATCGAGGGGTTTTTAAGAGGAAGGAAAAGCGTTTAGTTTGAAAATCTTAGTCTACTGAGggtaatatatataattttgaataatttcaaaaatcgCGCCACCCTGTACCAGTCTTGGAATTGtgataaatttgtttattataaagTGGAACTTTTGCGATGTGTACATTTCTTACatttctaatatttttttttcgttttcataGCCACGTTCCCTTGTCTTTGTCCATATCCATGGCCGGATTGACAAAGGCCCTCTCTGCCATATAATTCTGCGTATAATCCGTCGGCGGTGGAGCTGAGGGACTGGGTATGTCGAAGACCGGATAGAGTGGCTTATAGGCACCGCCATCCAAACTAAGAGTATTGGGCGGTGCTGGTTCCGGGTCGTCTAAGTCGTCTGACTTCGTTGCAGCCGTGCTGCGCATGTGAACAGCCTCCTGATAGTTGGGCGGAGCTGAAAAACGCAAACATAATACATGAATTGATACTGTTATTAGTTTAAACTCAGTAAACTCACGAATGGATTCGTCGACAGCCCATGGACTAGAAGAGTTTGGAGCTGGAGCAGTGGCTACTTTTTCAACAGCCAGCTCATTAACATTCAGCTGGGGGACCAAGCCCCGAGGCTGGATTGGAACGTGTTGTGCCAGAGGAATACTGCCAATGGTCACCGGAATGGTGACAGTCTCGTTGTTGTGGCAACCCTTGACCTTGGCCTCCACCTCCACTTGGTAGGCGATCTGGATGATGCCGCACAGGTTGAAGCAGGTGGGCGGAGTGGCCGGCACTCTGATCTCATAGCTGAATAGCTTCTTGCAGTTTCTTTGCACAGCGTCCCCGTTGAAGGTGTTTACCACCAACCTCTCGGACGTGGTATTGGGCATCGAAGGTGGCTTGCTGTGGTATGTCACCAGCATCACAAAACTTATGAGGAGCTGCTCCACCGGAATGTGGCTATCGTTCGTGACCAACACGCTGAGGGGCACATTCTGGCCAGGTACAAATCCTGTCTGTGGAACGGTCAGTTGAAGGGCCAACGGATCTGACCGGCAGGGCCAGCAGCAGTAGGTCTTCGAGGTCTCACTGTGGGCGGGTACCTAAACATATTCAATTAGCTGAGGTTCTAACagatttgtatttgtgttaGCTTTTGATGCATACCCTTAGCAACGGACTATCGAAGTTCAGGTCCATCACTTTAAGCACCGTAAAGCATCGCGTATAGCTCTGATCGAATTTCCAGGGCCGGACCAGGGTCACGTTTGCCATGTACCGCACCCTGCCGTGTGATCCCTCGAAGGATGAAGGACACTCGGTAGGAATTAGGCACACGAAGTTATAAGTGTGAATGCCCGCTTCAATGGATACTTGACCTGCAGATTTGATTAACTATTAGGTGGACTCTTTTGCCTAAATGGAGCTTTACGTACTGCTCAGATTGGATCCCACCAAAAAAGTTTTGGACGCTATGTAATCCTCGCGGCCGTAGAATGTGCGACGTCTCCTTCTCCTGTTTGTGGTTACCCTTTCAATCCATCGCGTCTCTGCGTATCCGGATATATTCAAGGTGATGGCTGCGGAGAAGAAGTTAATAAGGTATTTCttaaaaatgaattatttattaattgtaTTTTAAGTCACCTAAACGTACCACCCAATTTTGTTATGGttttcataaattaaaatcttttAATCATACATAATTACTATTATGCATTCACATGGGGTATCCATAAAAACTTACAAACAATCGTTGTATATATGAAAAAGTCAAATATGTATCCACCCCTATTTAATATCAATTAATGCGAAACCCAttgattatttaaaaataatttaatctTATCGAACGCAAATATTATCATTGATGCATTTGTGTAtgttcgccgaacacctttctGTAGACATTAGATTTCGCACGTGTGGTTCTCTGCTCACTATAAATATATGAGTCACCGGACTAGATCTTCGTTTCAAAACATTCAACCGCACTTTTAAGTTGGACGATAAGATAAGAATGACTCATGCAATATTACCAAATTCCAAAGGTATCTCAAATGAACGGCCCCTCACCTTTAACCAACTTCATCTTGTCCAGCTTCAGCGTAACTTTGCCAGTGAGTACCTGGCCCCCAAAATAGGTGCCATGAGGATTGTTATCGAAATCAATTTCACAGGTAACAGTCATAATTGTAATTGTATCCGCAATTGTGTATTTATGGGCCGATCCTACTCTAATGCCAGTGCAAACACGGctgatttgattttaatgcCAATGTTCGGTTATTTACTCCCTAACTTCCGAGAACTCCGGACAGACTGGAAGGGACCGCTTTTTGCGATGATAGCACCCACATGCCTACTTGGCTGCCAGAAATCAACTGAGAATAAAACAAACATTGCGGTGGTTGTATATTGGTAGCGATGGCCAGGGAAACTTTATCTTATCGCTGTCACAATTTTGAATTATACATTTGGCCAAATGCAGTTGCGCAGCAAATAGCCCTCATATCTCTGAAAAAAGCCCAAGGACTTCTTGACAAGCAGGCGTGGGAAGGGATGTCCAATGGTTCTCAGATTTAGAATAGTTCTTTCACGTGCCTTCATTTCTTTCCCTCTTTATCCAAATCCGCTTCCTTGCTCTTTTCTACAGCTGAATTAGACAAATCGAAGACAGGATACAACGGCTTGTATGGCTTCTCACCCGGCTCTGACTGTTTCTCAGAGTCACTTTGGGAATGCATGGCCTCGGCGTAGCTCGGTGGCGCTATAAAGATCGTATGGTTACATAATTAACATGGCCATATTAATTTGGACAACTTACATAGTGTGGATCCCTCTGACCAGGGATATGGGGGAGCAGCTGGAGCAAAAGCTCCCTCTCCCTCAACCAAAGTCAAAGCTCTTTGTTCTGAAGCCACTGGCCCAGAGCTCTGCGGTGTATATTGCACCGCTGGCGGCGATATCGGAACACCACAAATAGTCACCGGCATTATCAAAGTTCCATTGATATGCATGCCCTTCACCTTGGCCACAACCTCGATCTGGTATCCGATCTTGATAATGCGGCACAGATGGAAACATGAAGGCGGAGTAGAGGGAATCATCAGTTGAAAGTCGTACATTTTTCGGGAGTTCCTCAAAACCCCATCGGCCTTCAACTTGGCCACGGACTTGCGCTCACACTGGGAACCTGAACTCAGATCACTGTAGTAGGTGATCATCATTGACAGTCCGACCTTCACTTCGTGCACCCGAATTTTGCTTTCGTTACCAATCAAAACGTTTACGGGTACCGTCTGCCCAGGCACAAAGCCAGTCTGTTGCAAATTCAGCTCCAGCGTTAGAGGATCCGATCGGAAGGGCCAGACCCCAAAGGTTTTCTCAGTCTTGGCCTGCACGGGAACCTTAAAAGCGATTACATTGTTATAGCATAACTCCCAAATTTGGTTTCATCTTATATTTACCTGTGAAACAGAGTTATAGGTGTTTATATCCATCACTTGAATTACGGTGAAAGCTCTTGAGAAAATGCTGTCGTACTTCCAGGGCTGAATGATATTGACATCCACCATATAACGTATACGACCATGGGTGCCCTCGAAGGATGAGGGACAGTTGATTGGAATTGGACAAGCAAAATTGTAGGACCTGGTTCCCGGCTCCAAGGACATTTCTTTGCGAAtacataaaatgaaatttcgaCCAATTTCAATAATAAGTTATCACTCATTATCTTACCAGGGCTTATTTCGGAACCCAAGAGATAAACTTTACTGGAAAGGTATTTCTCAAATCCATTGTACGACTCTGAAGTTGACTTGTTGTTCGAATCAGTCTTGCTTTCGGTCCAATGGGTCTCTGCGTAACCTTTTAGCTTGAGTCGAATTGCTAAATATGTTAAATGTTAAAAGAATCATATGATCAATCCGCAATCACAACTGAGCACTTACCTTTGATTTGAATTGCCTTATCCGTGCTCAGAGTCACTTGGCCAGCAACCGTTTGGCCAGCGTAAAAAACGCCTTGCGTGTTGTTGTGAAAAAGAATTTGGCAAATTATTCCCATGATTTTCTTTTATGGTTAAAGCGCAAGTTTATATGAATTTATGGCTGTTGTCAATTGTTGAGATGTTTTCCCTTCGATGGCCGCAATCAAACTGAACAACAAAGTTTCTTAATACTTATTTTGTGGTACGGAGACCTTTAGGTGATTTATCTTATCAGTACACCCATAAATCTATTTATTGGTAAACCAAAAACCcccaacaattttttatacaataaataGATGATTCGTAACCAGCTAACATGTGAACCTAATTATCAGGTCCGAAAACAGCTGATAGTAATATTTCTGGTGTAAAAACAAATGTCCCCAAATGAGTTGAAGCTCTCGC is part of the Drosophila sechellia strain sech25 chromosome 3R, ASM438219v1, whole genome shotgun sequence genome and encodes:
- the LOC6614282 gene encoding arrestin domain-containing protein 17, which codes for MVVTCEISFDNNRHGTFYAGQLVNGCATLKCDRSKEVQAVLLKVVGYSITKWSEKSLGSTKLYVGREDYLSSNTYLLGSEQNNNRLTIQAGVHNYNFTCQLPYQCPSSFEGRHGCIRYIVKVLLIRPWKFDQAYTKGFTVLKMLDLNFDTPQLKSAAHSEGYRTFCCGPCKTDPLKLEVNLPQAGYVPGQKIPVTIVVVNNTALAVSELRLSLVMLVRYYSVSPEHSRVERIIISRAKGESVLKQCTRSQTIDLPVPSTPPTCVELSNLIQIAYQLEVEALVKSLREQQLMVMPVTIGTIPLAVSGIVVQQPPRRSAHYEGPESRRNPPDELPMVTALGSLPSDLTPSAADSALPNYEESRHTQRGNINEEELYAFGSNEFAPLYPVYSIPSPKPVLTANTRNAGFVNQSFVK
- the LOC6614283 gene encoding arrestin domain-containing protein 17; its protein translation is MTVTCEIDFDNNPHGTYFGGQVLTGKVTLKLDKMKLVKAITLNISGYAETRWIERVTTNRRRRRRTFYGREDYIASKTFLVGSNLSSQVSIEAGIHTYNFVCLIPTECPSSFEGSHGRVRYMANVTLVRPWKFDQSYTRCFTVLKVMDLNFDSPLLRVPAHSETSKTYCCWPCRSDPLALQLTVPQTGFVPGQNVPLSVLVTNDSHIPVEQLLISFVMLVTYHSKPPSMPNTTSERLVVNTFNGDAVQRNCKKLFSYEIRVPATPPTCFNLCGIIQIAYQVEVEAKVKGCHNNETVTIPVTIGSIPLAQHVPIQPRGLVPQLNVNELAVEKVATAPAPNSSSPWAVDESIPPPNYQEAVHMRSTAATKSDDLDDPEPAPPNTLSLDGGAYKPLYPVFDIPSPSAPPPTDYTQNYMAERAFVNPAMDMDKDKGTWL
- the LOC6614284 gene encoding arrestin domain-containing protein 2, which gives rise to MGIICQILFHNNTQGVFYAGQTVAGQVTLSTDKAIQIKAIRLKLKGYAETHWTESKTDSNNKSTSESYNGFEKYLSSKVYLLGSEISPEMSLEPGTRSYNFACPIPINCPSSFEGTHGRIRYMVDVNIIQPWKYDSIFSRAFTVIQVMDINTYNSVSQVPVQAKTEKTFGVWPFRSDPLTLELNLQQTGFVPGQTVPVNVLIGNESKIRVHEVKVGLSMMITYYSDLSSGSQCERKSVAKLKADGVLRNSRKMYDFQLMIPSTPPSCFHLCRIIKIGYQIEVVAKVKGMHINGTLIMPVTICGVPISPPAVQYTPQSSGPVASEQRALTLVEGEGAFAPAAPPYPWSEGSTLSPPSYAEAMHSQSDSEKQSEPGEKPYKPLYPVFDLSNSAVEKSKEADLDKEGKK